From Betta splendens chromosome 3, fBetSpl5.4, whole genome shotgun sequence, the proteins below share one genomic window:
- the LOC114852369 gene encoding ZP domain-containing protein-like, with product MEQIVVSVGGSHSFLTILYIFGLFSLFDPTVSAPTKDFKTSVICTGSTMTVMVDKSSFSKVKEDHLQLSNPTSIACSLQKYSNRTHVIAVIPLNECGTQIEEDSENLIFKNEITTVGELRGVISRKHLMEVRFSCKYPKKGITKLGFIAHRENVTVKRQGIGSLTYQFEFYPDNKFQTRIDPNSYPVEYDLGTRMFMQIKVTSSMSDIELFVESCKAAPFDNLNSKPTYSIIENGCKRDETVLVHSPSHEKHFQFSMEAFKFIGLHDHVYISCAVLTCKKGNSDTRCSQGCIESARSVRHKRDVASQNENLFISQGPLRLRRSAENSRITVTNLNPNLVFVAGSLLSAVGMVCGVASYRTKMAQVKQGSLPVF from the exons ATGGAGCAGATTGTCGTCAGCGTTGGAGGCTCTCATAGTTTTCTGACTATTCTTTACATTTTTggacttttttctttgtttgaccCAACCGTATCCGCACCAACCAAAGATT TCAAAACCAGCGTGATATGCACTGGGTCCACAATGACCGTGATGGTGGACAAGTCTTCCTTCTCTAAAGTCAAAGAGGATCACCTCCAGCTCAGCAACCCCACAAGCATAGCCTGCAGCCTCCAGAAATACTCCAACCGCACTCACGTCATCGCTGTCATCCCCCTCAACGAGTGTGGCACCCAGATTGAG GAAGACAGCGAAAACCTCATTTTCAAGAATGAAATCACCACGGTGGGCGAGCTTCGAGGCGTGATCAGCAGAAAACACCTGATGGAAGTGCGGTTCTCCTGCAAGTACCCCAAAAAAGGAATCACCAAGCTGGGCTTCATAGCACACAGGGAGAATGTCACAGTGAAGAGGCAAGGCATCGGCAGCTTAACCTACCAGTTCGAGTTCTACCCTGACAACAAGTTCCAAACCAGAATTGATCCGAATTCATACCCTGTGGAGTACGACCTGGGGACCCGGATGTTTATGCAGATAAAGGTCACGTCTTCAATGAGCGACATCGAGCTATTTGTGGAGTCCTGCAAAGCGGCGCCATTCGACAACCTCAACTCCAAGCCAACCTACAGCATCATTGAAAATGG GTGTAAACGGGACGAGACAGTTCTGGTCCATTCCCCCAGCCATGAAAAACATTTCCAGTTCAGCATGGAGGCCTTCAAGTTCATCGGACTCCATGACCAC GTCTACATCAGCTGTGCCGTGCTGACTTGTAAAAAGGGGAACTCTGATACCAGATGCTCACAGGGATGCATCGAATCCGCGCGATCTGTTCGCCACAAACGAGACGTTGCCTCCCAGAATGAAAATCTATTCATTTCCCAGGGTCCGTTGCGCTTAAGGAGATCTGCAGAGAACTCCCGGATCACAG TGACCAACCTGAACCCGAACCTGGTGTTCGTCGCTGGATCACTTCTTTCAGCTGTTGGCATGGTGTGTGGAGTGGCCTCGTACAGAACCAAGATGGCACAGGTCAAACAAGGTTCCCTGCCTGTGTTTTAA